In Chryseobacterium sp., the genomic window CCGTCAATCGGTATTGAATGCCGTAGGGGAAGTTTCAGATGCTTTGGTATCCAATGAAAATTTGAAAGTTCAGGAACAGAAGGCCACTGAACAGGCCACTACCCTGAAAGACGGAATTAAAAGTGCACAGCTTCTTTACAAAGGAGGTTCAGCCAATTACCTGGAAGTGATTACAGCACAGGGAAACTCCCTACAGGCAGAACTGAACCTGGCTTCCATTAAAAGACAGAGATTAAGCAGCATTGTAGATTTATACAGAGCGCTGGGCGGGGGTTGGAAGTAGTAAATTAAATTATATTTGTTGAAGTGCGGTTCTTTGCAGGACCGCATTTTTTTGGTGATAAATAGTATTGGAAACGCTCTATTTAATTTTAAAAAACCGGGTCTTTTGCAATAGCCAGCACTACAATTCAATTGAATAAACAGCTATTTGTGAAACAGCTCACTAATCCATTGAAGCAGATCTTCAAAATCCTGTTGAGAATATCCTAACTGTAAATAGTGGATATCATCCGCCTTTCTATACCAGGTAAGCTGGCGCTTCGCATACCTGCGGCTGTTCTTTTTAATTTCAGACACCGCAAAATCAAGATCCCATTCCCCATCAAAATATTTGAACAGCTCAGAATAGCCAACGGTATTCAGGGCAGTAAGGTCTTTGAATTTTTCCAGCCCCTTTACCTCATCCAACAGCCCTTTTTCCATCATGATATCCACTCTCCGGTTGATTCTGTCATACAGTTCTTCCCTTGGCGCTTCAATGCCTATCCTGATGACCTTAAAATCTCTGGAATCCTGGGAAACAGCAATCTGTTCAGAATATTTTTTACCGGTCTGCCAGATCACATCAATTGCTCTCAACAACCGTCGGTGATTGTGAATATCTACCCCATTGAAATATTCGGGATCGAGTTCTTTCAGCATTTCCTGAAGTTTCTCTATACCTTCCTGCTCCAGAATGAACTGTAGTTTTTCCTGATTTTCAGCATCTGCTTCAGGCAGATCATTCAATCCTTCAATTACTGCTTTTTCATACATCATACTTCCACCGACAAGTATGACCGTCTCGTGATCTTTAAAAAGTTCATTAAGCTTTTGCAGGGCATCTTCTTCATACTGCCCGATAGAATAGTATTCTTCTACGGAAAGGTTTCCGATAAAATGATGAGGTGCTGCGCTCAGTTCTTCCTCAGAAGGCGCTGCAGTCCCTATTTTCATTTCCTTAAAAAACTGCCGGGAATCACAGGAAACGATCTCTGTATTGAAATGCTGAGCCAAATCAATTGCCAATCTTGTTTTACCAATTCCGGTGGGTCCTACTACAGAAATCAAATTTTTCTTTTTCACAGTGCTAATTTACGAAAATGAGTTTATTTAATTTGCTGGAAGATGGAAGCTAAAATTAGATATAATTTATATTTATAACAATCTTCCCACTTCCTGCCTCCATCTTCCAGCCATTCAACATTAGCCAAACTATAGACTTAAATGTTTATCTTTGTAGAACAATAAAAAACTATGATTTTATCAATGACTGGCTTCGGTAGAGCCGAAGATGTTTTTGAAGGAAAAAAATAACAATAGATATTAAATC contains:
- the miaA gene encoding tRNA (adenosine(37)-N6)-dimethylallyltransferase MiaA produces the protein MKKKNLISVVGPTGIGKTRLAIDLAQHFNTEIVSCDSRQFFKEMKIGTAAPSEEELSAAPHHFIGNLSVEEYYSIGQYEEDALQKLNELFKDHETVILVGGSMMYEKAVIEGLNDLPEADAENQEKLQFILEQEGIEKLQEMLKELDPEYFNGVDIHNHRRLLRAIDVIWQTGKKYSEQIAVSQDSRDFKVIRIGIEAPREELYDRINRRVDIMMEKGLLDEVKGLEKFKDLTALNTVGYSELFKYFDGEWDLDFAVSEIKKNSRRYAKRQLTWYRKADDIHYLQLGYSQQDFEDLLQWISELFHK